Part of the Olsenella profusa DSM 13989 genome, CTCGTCCCCCGCAGTGCGGATGGACTGTGAGACCACGATGCCGCCCATGGCGATGACGGCCACCTCGGTGGTGCCACCGCCGATGTCTACGACCATGGAGCCCGTGGGGTCCTCGATGGGCAGGTCGGCACCGATGGCGGCGGCCATGGGCTCCTCGATGAGGTAGGCCTGGCGGGCGCCTGCCGAGATGGTGGCCTCGAACACGGCACGCTTCTCCACGGACGTGACGCCCGAGGGCACGCAGACAACGACGCGCGGGCGCGGTGACCACGGATAGCGACGTACGCCGCGCGCCTTCTCGATGAAGTAGCGAAGCATGACCTCGGTGACGTCGAAGTCGGCGATGACGCCGTCCTTGAGGGGCCGTTCGGCGATGATGGAGCCAGGCGTGCGGCCGATCATGCGCTTCGCATCCGCGCCGACGGCGAGCACGCGATCCGCGCTTTGGTCGATGGCGACCACGGAGGGCTCGTTGAGTACGATGCCCTGGCCACGGGCGGCCACCAGCGTGTTGGCCGTACCGAGGTCGATTGCCAGATCGCCGTCATACTCGCCAAAGAGGGAATCGAGAATCGACATGTCTCACATTTCCAATCACGGGCCGGGGTGCCCCGGGCTCCAGGATCCTAGTCGTTGCCGTTGCCAGAGCCGCCGTCGTCGGATGTGCCATTCGACGATATGGTACCAGCCTGAGCGCCGCCCTGCGCAGACGGCGCGTCCGAAATGCTGGGCGAATCAGAGCCCTGCGACGCATACACGGTGGAGATGTCGGATATCTTCCAGCCGATGCCATCACGCTTGAGCTCGACCTTGTACTGCTGCTCGCCACCGGCAGGCAGCTTGACGCTCACGATCATGGTGGAGGACTGCATGGACTGGTCCTGGCCCTTGATCTCGACACTCGACCCTGAGGTGGGCAGAAGCCGCCTCATCTGCTCGCGGTCATCGCTCGAGACGCTCGAGGCGACGTACTGCGAGACGTCGCCGCCATTCGCGGTGGTCTGGAAGAAGCCCTGGACGACGCTCTCTTGGGTGGGCCAGCCATACCCACGGTAGTAGGCGTAGCCCGCACCGGCGGCGGCGAGCACCAGCAGGATGAGGATGACCAGGAACACCCTGAGGCCACGATGGCCGTGCTTGCGCCTGGCCTTGCGCTCCCTCTTGGCCTGGGCGACGATGTCCTCCTCGCTGATGGAGAAGAAGCCCGTGTCCTCGGGCGAGGGCATGACCTCGCCCGTCTTGCCCGTGGGGTCGAGCGGGTCGATGGCGTTGGCGCCTGCGTAGCCGGCGGCCGCCAGGAAGGCGTCGGTCTCGGATGGGTCTCCCCCATCGGCGGCATCGACGGACTTGCGCGCGGCCTCATAGGCGGCCTGCGCTTCGGGCCTCAGCGTGAAGCCCGGCGTCGCGAGGGCATGGCCAAACGAATCGACGGCCTCGCTCATGCGGTTGGCGGCCACGTATGCCAAGCCCAGATCGGCATAGATGGCGGACTTCTCGTCGCTCGCCGCCACGAAGTCGAGGGCGGTGCGATAGGCCTCGACGGCATCGACCGCACGCCCCAGTGACAGGAAGCAGCCACCCAGGTCTTGGAGGGCGCGCGAGGGATTGGGGTTGGCCTCGTCGATGGCGGCGCTCCTGAAGGCGACCGCCGCATCGCGGATGTTGCCCAGGGCCCGGTTGGCGTTGCCCAGGGCCGTGTAGGCCTTGTAGGGCGTCCTATAGGACTCGTCCTTGGTGGCCACTACGAGGGCCGCGACGGCCTCCTGGGGCCTGCCCGCGGCCAGAAGCGCGCGGCCCCTGTTGCAGGAGAGGGCACCCTTGTGACCATAGGAGGCGTCATGCAGCGCATCGGCATAGTCGCGGGCGGCATCGTCAAAGCGGTTGAGCCGCATCATGCAGTTGCCCAGCATGTGATCGATGGCACCGGAGACCTCGCCGGGGTCCTTGGCCTCCGCGAGGAGCTGCGCGGCCGAAAGGATGTCCCCCTGCTGATAGGCTGCCTTGCCTGCCTCGAATTTCTCTTGATTCACGATCAAAACCTCCCGTATGGGTGTTCCTGGGCGCTAGGCCTGCTCGATGCGCACGGACTCGATGACGTCGCCCGCACGGAGCCGGGAGATGACGTCGAGGCCAGCGATGGTCTGTCCGAAGACGGTGTAGCCTAAGTCCAGCGCGTGCTGGGGCCCCAGGCAGAAGTAGAACTGCGAACCCGCGGAGTCAGGGTCCTGGGAGCGCGCCATGGCAAGCGCCCCGTCATCGTGGCTGTTGCGGGGGTTGGTGGAGAACTCCTGCCGTATGGAGTAGCCAGGGCCACCCGTGCCGGGCATCCCATCGGGGCCGGGCCGGCCAGCCGCCACATCCTCGCACGACATCGCGCGCGTGGTGGGACAGCCTCCCTGGATGACAAAGCCCGGTACGTAGCGATGGAACTTGAGCCCATCGTAGAAGCCCGCGGACGCAAGCTCACAGAAGTTTGCCACATGGATGGGCGCGCCCTCGGCGTCGAGCCGAGCACGGATCTCGCCCTTCGAGGTCCTGAAGACGGCGACCTCGGCACCCGTGGGCGTATAGCTGGGTGTATGGAGCGCGTTGTTCCCACAGAGACCCATAGGCCCTCCCCTCATGAGCATGCGACGTTTCTGGGTGCATTCATCCGATTCATTCTATCAGCAGCGATATTATTTCACACATTCGGCAGACCCACCAGGGCCCACCTACTTCTCTTGGGGCTTCCATCCGTCGTAGTGCTCGTCGAACTGCCTCTTGTACGAGTCGCCGTCGCGCAGATAGCCATCGATCTCCTGCGCATGGGAGGAAGGATTCGCCATCTGCATGGCCTTCTTCCAGGCGCTGTTCAGCACATCGGTGCGGTTGCGGAGCCAATTGGCAAGGGTCTTCATGTTATCGAGGTCGTCGGCGTAGGTCCCCGACGTGACATCGATGTCCGAGAGGCTCGATATGAGGTTGCTCACGTCGAGGGAGAGCTGGTAGGCCTCGTTTCGGGCATTCGTGCGCTCGTCTGAGTCTGCGGTGGCCGCAAGCGTCCGGTAGCTCTGCTCGTCCGCATCGGCACGCTCCTCGAGATCCTTGAGCCGACCATACACATCGCTGAGCTTCCTGTAGGTGGTGGCATCGCCACTCTCCACCTCGCCGGCATCCGTGGAACCACCATCCTGGCCCTTGAGCTCCGTCACGATGCCGGGAAAGCCCGCCATGGAGGTGTCCGCCTCTGACTTGGCGCGGGAGTCGGAGGCGTTGGGGTCCCAGGGGTGCGTGAGGAAGAGCACGCCGCCACCCACGAAGAGCAGCGCTGCCGCTAGGGCCACCACCAGGGTGCGCACGCGCAGCGCACCGGCACGCTGCAGCCCGTCGTTGCCCGAGACGGGCTCGGCCGGCAGGGCGCTCACGATGCGCGGCACGAAGGCGGTGTCCTCACTCTCAAAGCGCTCGTCAGCCACGTCCTCGTCGGGTTGAGGGGCGTCGGTGTCGTCCGCGGGCGCCTCGTCGGCGTCGGTACCTTCCCCCTCGCCGCTCACGATCTTGAGGCGCGACACGTCAGACGCGCGAGCATGCTTGGGACGCGCGACGGGCATGCCACAGTGCGGGCACACGTCCTCGCCGTCGGGGACCAGGGAGCCACAGCTGGGACACCAGGTGCCCTGAGGGGGCACCACAGATGCGATCCGCCCCATGTCGGCATGGCAGGCAGGGCAGCGCACGGCATCGTCCGGGACGCTTGTACCGCAGTTGGGGCAGATCACACGTGACTCCTCTCTCCCTGCGCTACGCCGGACACGCACCCGTCATGCGCTCAAGGATATAGGGAAGGATACCCCCAAACGCCAGGAACCTGCCCTCGGTGGGCGTGTCCACGCGCACGATGCAGCCGAAGCGCGTCACCTTCCCGTCCCCCGCCGTGGCCGTCACCTGACAGACGGGGTGCCTGGGAAGCCCCTCGGTGAGGTCGACCTCCTCGATGTCGTAGCGCTCCCGCCCCGTGAGTCCCAGCGAGCGTGCGGAGTCACCATCCATGAACTGCAGGGGAAGCACGCCCATCTGCACGAGGTTGGAGCGATGGATGCGCTCGAAGCTCTCCGCGATGACGGCGCGCACCCCCAGCAGCAGCGGGCCCTTGGCTGCCCAGTCACGGCTCGAGCCAGATCCATACATCCTGCCCGCCACCACGATGGCGTCCACGCCACGCTCCCGGTAGTGCTCCGCGGCCGCGAAGATCGTGGCCGCCTCGCCCGTGAGCAGATCCTCGGTCCACCAGCCCCGGACGCCTCCCGCCAGGGCGTTCTCCAGGCGCACGTTGGCAAAGGTGCCCCTCGTCATGACCTCGTGGTTGCCCCGCCTGGAGCCATAGGTGTTGAAGTCCCCCTCGGCGACGCCGTGGGCACGCAGGTAGTCCGCCGCCGGTGCCGTGGGAGAGATGGCGCCGGCGGGAGAGATGTGGTCGGTCGTGACGAAGTCCCCCAGGAAGGCGAGGGTGCGGGCGCCCGAAGCCCCCCGCATGGGCTCGTGCCGGGCAATCTCGAAGTAGGGGGCACGACGGACGTAGGTGGAGGCGGGGTCCCACGAGAACGTGTCGCCCTCTGCGACCTTGAGCTCCCTCCAGGCGGGGGAGCCCTCGAAGAGCCCACGCGCACCCTCCTCGAAGAGCTCGGTCGTAAGCACGCCCGCAAGCGCGGCGCTCACCTCGTCGTTCGTGGGCATGAGGTCGTCGAGCATGACCTCCTCGCCCTGGGCGCCTCTGCCCACCGGCGTGTGCGAGAGGTCGACGTCGAGGGTGCCGACGAGCGCATAGGCCACCACGAGCGCAGGGGCGGCAAGGTAGTTCTGCGCCACGTCGGGCGAGATCCTCCCGTCGAAGTTGCGATTGCCCGAGAGGATGCTTGTGAGCTCCATGTCCCCGGCCCGCTCACTGAGACCCACGGCGATCCCGCCCGAGTTGCCGATGCAGCTCATGCATCCGAACCCGCAGGTATAGAACCCAAGCTCGAAGACGTGGCGGGCGAGGCCCGTGCGCTCGAGCAGAAGCTCGGTGGCATGGCTGCCCGGCGCCAGGATGCGCTTGACCCATGGCTTGGCGGAAAGCCCGTGCTCGCGGGCCTTCTTGGCCAGCAGCCCCGCGGCGACCATCATCGCCGGGTCGGTCGCCGTCGTACAGCTCGTGATGGCGGCAATGGCAAGGGCGCCCCGATGGAGCTGATGGGTCTCCCCCGCCATGGTGATCTCGAAGGTCTCGTCGAAGTCGCCCAGGCCGTGCGCCTCTGCCGTATGTCGCACGGCATCTTGCAGCGTTGCGGGCGTCACATGGTTGTGGGGCCGCGACGGGCCAGCCAGCGAGGTCCCCACGGTGGCGAGGTCGAGCGTGAGCGTGCGGGCGTAGCGACGCTCCCCGCCCGCGCCAAAGACGCCCTCCGCCTCGAAGTAGGCACGAACGAGATCGACCTGATCGTGAGCGCGCCCTGTCAGGCGCAGGTAATCGAGGACGTTCTCGTCCACGGGGAACAGCGTGGTGGTGCAGCCATACTCAGGTGTCATGTTGGCGACGCAGGCGCGCTGCGTGGGCGTGAGCGACGAGACGCCGGGCCCTGTGACCTCAACGAGGTTGCCAACCACCTGGGCGTCACGCAGTAGCTTGGCGACCGTGAGGGCGACATCCATGCCCGAGACGCCGTCATGGAGCGCGCCCGTGAGCCTCAGCTCCACGACGGCGGGAACCAGCAGGGAGATGGGCTGGCCGAGCGACGCCGCCTCCGCCTCGATGCCGCCCACGCCCCAGCCCAGCACGCCCAGGCCATTGGCCGTCGTCGTGTGGGAGTCGGTGCCCACGAGCGTGTCAAAGCAGGCCATGGACCGCTCGGAAAGGGCGTCCGTCGTGACGACCTCACTGAAGCGCTCTATGTTGAGCTGGTGGCAGATGCCTCCCCCGGGCGGCACGATGCGCACGTTGCCAAACGAGCGGCTCGCCCATTTGAGGAAGGCGAAGCGCTCGGCGTTGCGCTCGGCCTCACGTGCCTCGTTCTCGCGCCTGGCATCGGAACGTCCCGCGCAATCGGCGGTCACGGAGTGGTCCACGACGAGCGTGCAGGGTATGCGTGGGTTCACCGTCCTGGGGTCTCCCCCCCGCTCGACCATGGCGTCGCGCATGGCCGCGAAGTCCACGAACACGGGCACGCCGGTAAAGTCCTGGAAGAGCACGCGGGCAGGCATGAACTCGATCTCGTCGCCCTGCTCGCCGGAGAGGCCGGCGGACACGATGGCATGGACGAGCTCTCGTGCGCGCTCGTCGCTCTCGGCCCGGCGGATGCAGTTCTCCAGGAGCACCACAAGCGCCCGTGGCAGAAGGCCCACGCCCGGAATCCCGCTCACGTCATAGAACGACACGGTCCGTGAGCCGACCCGCATGTCCTTGGGCATGCGGGCGGCTCGGACTGCGACGTCAAGCTCATTCTGGCCCAGCTTCATAGCGCGTCTCCCCCTCCTGGCGACATCCGCACCGACATGTTTCAGGCTAGCTTGTTTTCGAGATTATCCCGCATCGTCGAGACGCCGCGGCACATTCGCTATAATTGGCAACAATGGCCCCATAGCTCAGTGGATGAGAGCGTTCGCCTCCGGAGCGAAAGGTCGTGGGTTCGAATCCCCCTGGGGTCACCAGCACCTGGCCGGCCGATGCCTTCGGGCACCGGCCTTCTTACTATCTACCTGGGCATCCCGCCCAGCCAAGGAGCCTTTTGCATGATCACCATCGTCAAGGAGTCGGCAACGCCCGCACAACTCGAGCACTTCGTGAGCTGGACACAGGATCGCGGCTTCAGGACCAACGTCTCCCAGGGCGAGAACGAGACCATCGTGGGCATCATCGGTGACACGAGCAGGATCGATCCCCTCCTTCTGGAGCCCATGGGCATCGTGGAGGAGGTGCGCTGCGTCTCCGACCCCTTCAAGAAGGCGAACCGCACGTTCCACCCCGAGGACACCGCCATCGACTGCGGCCATGGCGTGCGCATCGGTGGCGGCAACTTCCACGTCATCGCCGATCCCCGCTGCGTCGAGGGCGAGAGCATCCACCGCATTGCCGAGGTGGCCAAGGCCGCGAGAGCCACGCTGCTCCGGGGCAGCCCCTATCGTTCGAGCACGAATCCCTACTCGTACCAGGGCATGGGTGCGGCAGGGCTCGGGCTGCTCGCGCGGGTGGGCCACGACGTGGGCATGCCCATCATGGACGAGGTCATGGACACACACGACGTGGGGCTCTTCGTGGACAAGGGCATCGACGTCATGCAGATCGGCACGAGGAACGCCCAGGACTTCGCGCTCCTGCGGGAGGTGGGCAGGACACGGGTGCCCGTGCTCCTCAAGCGCGGAAGGTCCGAGACCATAGACGAGTTACTCATGGTGACGGAGCACGTGATGAGCGAGGGCAACTCCAGGGTCATGCTCTGCGAGCGAGGCATCCGCACCTTCGAGGCGCGCACCCGCTACACCTTTGACGTCAACGCCATCCCCACCCTCCATCGCCTCTCGCACCTCCCCGTCATCGCCGACCCCAGCCACGCCGCCGGCTCCCGGCGCTACGCCGCGCCCGTCGCCCCTGCGGCGTGCGCCGCCGGGGCGGACGGCCTCATGGTCGAGGTGCACGACAACCCCAACGAGGCACGGTCGGGCGGGGCCACGGCGCTCACGCCCGAGGGGTTCGCCACGACCATGCGACGCGTCTCCCTCGTGAGGGATGCCGTCACGACCAGGCTGGAGGCATAGCGCATGGGTACGCGGGAGAGAGGGCACGTCGGAACGTTCGTGAGCGGCCGCGTGGGCATCGTGGGGCTGGGGCTCATGGGGGGTTCGTTCGCACGTGCCCTGCACCAGGGCGGCCGCGAGGTCTATGCCAGCAACCGCACGCGGGCCACGCTCGAGCTCGCCATGATCGACACCGTGGACGCGGAGCTCACCAATGACACCATTGGGACCTGCGAGCTCGTCATCCTCGCCGGCTATCCGCAGATGACCATCGACTGGATCGTTGGTCATCAGGACCTCGTGGCACCCAACGCCATCGTCATAGACACCGTGGGCGTCAAGCGCACCATCTGCTCCGCCTGCTTCAGGATCGCCCGGGGGCATGCCTGGCACTTCGTAGGCTGCCATCCCATGGCAGGCACGCAGTACTCCGGCTATGCCCACTCGCGCGCCAACATGTTCAAGGGTGCCCCCATGGTGATGGTGCCACCCGAGGACCTGGATGACCTTGCCCGCCTCGACCTCCTCGACCGTGTCGAGCGGCTGCTCGAGCCGTGCGGCTTCGGTCGCTTCACGGTGACGAGCGCCGAGCGGCACGACGAGGTCATCGCCTTCACCTCGCAGCTTGCCCATGTGGTCTCCAACGCCTACGTGAAGAGCCCCTCGGCCCGCGACCACAAGGGATTCTCGGCAGGGTCCTATCGCGACCTCACCCGCGTGGCGCGCC contains:
- a CDS encoding rod shape-determining protein, translated to MSILDSLFGEYDGDLAIDLGTANTLVAARGQGIVLNEPSVVAIDQSADRVLAVGADAKRMIGRTPGSIIAERPLKDGVIADFDVTEVMLRYFIEKARGVRRYPWSPRPRVVVCVPSGVTSVEKRAVFEATISAGARQAYLIEEPMAAAIGADLPIEDPTGSMVVDIGGGTTEVAVIAMGGIVVSQSIRTAGDEFDQTILEHVRDAYNLSIGERTAEDIKIKVGSAAPLAEELDVEVNGRDVLTGMPKTVRIESEEIRRALDRPLDEVTKAVKDALDVTPPDLASDLMYYGVLLTGGGGLLRGLDQRLRDETGVPVNVSPTALENVVNGCAKVLEANALSGGFVQSANL
- a CDS encoding tetratricopeptide repeat protein; this translates as MNQEKFEAGKAAYQQGDILSAAQLLAEAKDPGEVSGAIDHMLGNCMMRLNRFDDAARDYADALHDASYGHKGALSCNRGRALLAAGRPQEAVAALVVATKDESYRTPYKAYTALGNANRALGNIRDAAVAFRSAAIDEANPNPSRALQDLGGCFLSLGRAVDAVEAYRTALDFVAASDEKSAIYADLGLAYVAANRMSEAVDSFGHALATPGFTLRPEAQAAYEAARKSVDAADGGDPSETDAFLAAAGYAGANAIDPLDPTGKTGEVMPSPEDTGFFSISEEDIVAQAKRERKARRKHGHRGLRVFLVILILLVLAAAGAGYAYYRGYGWPTQESVVQGFFQTTANGGDVSQYVASSVSSDDREQMRRLLPTSGSSVEIKGQDQSMQSSTMIVSVKLPAGGEQQYKVELKRDGIGWKISDISTVYASQGSDSPSISDAPSAQGGAQAGTISSNGTSDDGGSGNGND
- a CDS encoding peptidylprolyl isomerase, with protein sequence MGLCGNNALHTPSYTPTGAEVAVFRTSKGEIRARLDAEGAPIHVANFCELASAGFYDGLKFHRYVPGFVIQGGCPTTRAMSCEDVAAGRPGPDGMPGTGGPGYSIRQEFSTNPRNSHDDGALAMARSQDPDSAGSQFYFCLGPQHALDLGYTVFGQTIAGLDVISRLRAGDVIESVRIEQA
- a CDS encoding zinc ribbon domain-containing protein — protein: MICPNCGTSVPDDAVRCPACHADMGRIASVVPPQGTWCPSCGSLVPDGEDVCPHCGMPVARPKHARASDVSRLKIVSGEGEGTDADEAPADDTDAPQPDEDVADERFESEDTAFVPRIVSALPAEPVSGNDGLQRAGALRVRTLVVALAAALLFVGGGVLFLTHPWDPNASDSRAKSEADTSMAGFPGIVTELKGQDGGSTDAGEVESGDATTYRKLSDVYGRLKDLEERADADEQSYRTLAATADSDERTNARNEAYQLSLDVSNLISSLSDIDVTSGTYADDLDNMKTLANWLRNRTDVLNSAWKKAMQMANPSSHAQEIDGYLRDGDSYKRQFDEHYDGWKPQEK
- the acnA gene encoding aconitate hydratase AcnA, yielding MKLGQNELDVAVRAARMPKDMRVGSRTVSFYDVSGIPGVGLLPRALVVLLENCIRRAESDERARELVHAIVSAGLSGEQGDEIEFMPARVLFQDFTGVPVFVDFAAMRDAMVERGGDPRTVNPRIPCTLVVDHSVTADCAGRSDARRENEAREAERNAERFAFLKWASRSFGNVRIVPPGGGICHQLNIERFSEVVTTDALSERSMACFDTLVGTDSHTTTANGLGVLGWGVGGIEAEAASLGQPISLLVPAVVELRLTGALHDGVSGMDVALTVAKLLRDAQVVGNLVEVTGPGVSSLTPTQRACVANMTPEYGCTTTLFPVDENVLDYLRLTGRAHDQVDLVRAYFEAEGVFGAGGERRYARTLTLDLATVGTSLAGPSRPHNHVTPATLQDAVRHTAEAHGLGDFDETFEITMAGETHQLHRGALAIAAITSCTTATDPAMMVAAGLLAKKAREHGLSAKPWVKRILAPGSHATELLLERTGLARHVFELGFYTCGFGCMSCIGNSGGIAVGLSERAGDMELTSILSGNRNFDGRISPDVAQNYLAAPALVVAYALVGTLDVDLSHTPVGRGAQGEEVMLDDLMPTNDEVSAALAGVLTTELFEEGARGLFEGSPAWRELKVAEGDTFSWDPASTYVRRAPYFEIARHEPMRGASGARTLAFLGDFVTTDHISPAGAISPTAPAADYLRAHGVAEGDFNTYGSRRGNHEVMTRGTFANVRLENALAGGVRGWWTEDLLTGEAATIFAAAEHYRERGVDAIVVAGRMYGSGSSRDWAAKGPLLLGVRAVIAESFERIHRSNLVQMGVLPLQFMDGDSARSLGLTGRERYDIEEVDLTEGLPRHPVCQVTATAGDGKVTRFGCIVRVDTPTEGRFLAFGGILPYILERMTGACPA
- the aroF gene encoding 3-deoxy-7-phosphoheptulonate synthase, whose product is MITIVKESATPAQLEHFVSWTQDRGFRTNVSQGENETIVGIIGDTSRIDPLLLEPMGIVEEVRCVSDPFKKANRTFHPEDTAIDCGHGVRIGGGNFHVIADPRCVEGESIHRIAEVAKAARATLLRGSPYRSSTNPYSYQGMGAAGLGLLARVGHDVGMPIMDEVMDTHDVGLFVDKGIDVMQIGTRNAQDFALLREVGRTRVPVLLKRGRSETIDELLMVTEHVMSEGNSRVMLCERGIRTFEARTRYTFDVNAIPTLHRLSHLPVIADPSHAAGSRRYAAPVAPAACAAGADGLMVEVHDNPNEARSGGATALTPEGFATTMRRVSLVRDAVTTRLEA
- a CDS encoding prephenate dehydrogenase translates to MGTRERGHVGTFVSGRVGIVGLGLMGGSFARALHQGGREVYASNRTRATLELAMIDTVDAELTNDTIGTCELVILAGYPQMTIDWIVGHQDLVAPNAIVIDTVGVKRTICSACFRIARGHAWHFVGCHPMAGTQYSGYAHSRANMFKGAPMVMVPPEDLDDLARLDLLDRVERLLEPCGFGRFTVTSAERHDEVIAFTSQLAHVVSNAYVKSPSARDHKGFSAGSYRDLTRVARLNASMWRELMLDDADNLSTEIGMLIDNLAAYRQALDTHDGERLEELLSEGDRIKRKIEGR